In Babesia microti strain RI chromosome IV, complete genome, the sequence AAATTGACTATAAAAATTAGTCTAATTTCATAGCCGTGGTACTTTTCAGTTGAAAATAACTCTATTTAGATGTAAATTCTAATGAAAAGTACTGTATGTATGAAATTGGGCCAATGTGTATAGCGATGTAATAGTGTCGTGCTTACCAGTATTGTCATGGGGGCCCGAACGAAGAAAGTGGATTCACTAGTTAGGCAACTAATAGAGAAATGCGTCAAATTAAACCAGAGATCGCTGTTATTTATCATTGGAGACAAGAGTAGACTGCAAGTTTCCAATTTACATTACCTACTCTCGAAGGTTACTAATTCTTCGAAGCCTACAGTACTTTGGTGTTACAAAAAGAAATTGGAAGTGTCATCTAATCGCTCAAAAAGACTTAAGATCGCCAAAAAATTAGCTAAGAAGGCGTCTTATGATGCGGAAATTGAGGATCCTTTTGAATTATTTCTATCCACTACCGATATTAGGTATTGCTTATACAAGGACACCAAGCAGATACTAGGACAGACATTCAATATGCTTGTACTACAGGTATTACAGTATATatcgataaatttatcatatatactAATGAATGGCAATTcattagtatatataaatcttAATacattgaatttgatgtaGGACTTCGAGGCCCTAACACCTAACATCATGTGTAGAACCATAGAGACGGTTAAGGGCGGAGGCATAATACTATTTCTACTAGATACCATTAGTTCGCTTGAAAGTTTGTATTCAATAACTATGGATGCTCatcacaaatattcaaCTGCCAGATTCAATACTTGCCAATCTAGGTTCATCAAACGCATGATTTTATCCCTCGTTACAAATTCCAATGCTTTAGTTGTCGATGATGAACTTAACATTTTACCTATAGTCAATAGCACACCCAATTCTAGTACCTTGGACGTTGATAATAACAATGGAACGATAAATGTCAATGCAAGAAATGCTAATGACTCTAATATTGGAGAATTCGACTctttaaatatatctaatTACGCAAATTacgatgatgatgatgatgataacAGATATTCTGGAGCCAAGCGACTACATTCTATTACTGTAACCAAAGATCAGGggcaaatattttacagaCTTTTAAACATGTTAGTTAATAAAAGAGGCACTGAACATTATGTTGCAATTACTGCTGGTAGGGGGAGAGGCAAATCTGCCGTTTTAGGATTAAGTATAGCTGCAGCATTGAGTTTGGGATTTAGTAACATTTATGTGGCAGCTCCTGTTGCAGATAATGTAGCTACGCTTTTTGAATTTGTCGTTAAAGGGCTTGAAACTCTAGGTTTCAAACCACACACTGACTTTATCATATATTCTTTAGATAAACAAGAAATTGTGCCCATAGAGACGAACAATCTCACAAGATTATTCACTGGTTCCCGTGCCAAAACGACAAAAGTTACTACCCAAATCGTATTCAAAGGTGAAATTAAACAGGCAATAACCTACCTATCTCCTTCAGATTTGAATAACTGGAATTCAACTCTCACTAGTGTAGAACTGTTAGTTATTGATGAGGCGGCAGCGATGCCCATTCACATCTTACGAAAATGCAGGGGGTCCTTTATAACCTTTTTATCATCAACTATCAATGGCTATGAAGGCACTGGCAGGGTATTGTCACTAAGGCTATTTAATGAGCTGGAAAGTAAACATGGTTTGTCGAAGTTGGAGATGATGGAACCCATTAGATACGCGGCAAATGATCCTACTGAGAATTGGCTTACAAAACTACTATGTTTAAATGCTACGGCACCTCCAAAGTTAGGGGATGAAATATCGGCTCCAAATAAATGCGAGTTGTTCCAGGTTGATCGAGATGCTTTGATGTCATTTCATCCATGCGCAGAGGCATTTTTGCATATCTTAAAATcaacatttatttcatCGCACTATAAAAACTCTCCAGATGATTTCATACTTATGAGTGATTCTCC encodes:
- a CDS encoding NAT10, KRE33, N-acetyltransferase 10 (overlaps_old_locusTagID:BBM_III08795), whose amino-acid sequence is MGARTKKVDSLVRQLIEKCVKLNQRSLLFIIGDKSRLQVSNLHYLLSKVTNSSKPTVLWCYKKKLEVSSNRSKRLKIAKKLAKKASYDAEIEDPFELFLSTTDIRYCLYKDTKQILGQTFNMLVLQDFEALTPNIMCRTIETVKGGGIILFLLDTISSLESLYSITMDAHHKYSTARFNTCQSRFIKRMILSLVTNSNALVVDDELNILPIVNSTPNSSTLDVDNNNGTINVNARNANDSNIGEFDSLNISNYANYDDDDDDNRYSGAKRLHSITVTKDQGQIFYRLLNMLVNKRGTEHYVAITAGRGRGKSAVLGLSIAAALSLGFSNIYVAAPVADNVATLFEFVVKGLETLGFKPHTDFIIYSLDKQEIVPIETNNLTRLFTGSRAKTTKVTTQIVFKGEIKQAITYLSPSDLNNWNSTLTSVELLVIDEAAAMPIHILRKCRGSFITFLSSTINGYEGTGRVLSLRLFNELESKHGLSKLEMMEPIRYAANDPTENWLTKLLCLNATAPPKLGDEISAPNKCELFQVDRDALMSFHPCAEAFLHILKSTFISSHYKNSPDDFILMSDSPSHAVFVLISPADRMNSGVPNVICAIQISLEGRLTKDEISQNINNSKMPAGDLIPWTLTQYYTNEDFGALSGVRIVRIAVHPHLQRMGYGTQAIKLLINFISSSVNNNDDKPYKTFRSNDDVVTPLLVPCDEATFGINVDYIGASFGLTCGLIKFWNNLDFYPVYLKQTPNEIIGEHSCIVIRPITSSLISQSKPTWLSGFAMDFSKRLLALLPGPFSRLPLYSLTYLLFNNTASDNVDNTNDVHVNITQFVNNNLPLSLGYNDLDRLDRYSKQFSQLRSVLDILPFIALLVFTGKIRIELSILQKVVLLGIACQMKQADEIAAELDLPSNQILSILHRTIFNINALIRDGLTKQLERETVN